The proteins below are encoded in one region of Macaca nemestrina isolate mMacNem1 chromosome 10, mMacNem.hap1, whole genome shotgun sequence:
- the LOC105492160 gene encoding transmembrane 7 superfamily member 3 isoform X1 has protein sequence MGLLQLLVVAVLASERRVAGAAEVFGNSSEGLIEFSVGKFRYFELNRPFPEEAVLHDISSNVTFLIFQIHSQYQNTTVSFSPTLLSNASETGTASGLVFILRPEQSTCTWYLGTSGIEPVQNMAILLSYSERDPIPGGCNLEFDLDIDPNIYLEYNFFETTIKFAPANLGYARGVDPPPCDAGMDQDSRWRLQYDVYQYFLPENDLTEEMLLKHLQRMVSVPQVKANALKVVTLTANDKTSVSFSSLPGQGVIYNVIVWDPFLNTSAAYVPAHTYACSFEAGEGSCASLGRVSSKVFFTLFALLGFFVCFFGHRFWKTELFFIGFIIMGFFFYILITRLTPIKYDVHLILTAVAGSVGGMFLVAVWWRFGILSICMLCVGLVLGFLISSVTFFTPLGNLKIFHDDGVFWVTFSCIAILIPVVFMGCLRILNILTCGVIGSYSVVLAVGSYLSTSLSYITLNVLKRALNKDFHRAFTNVPFQTNDFIILAVWGMLAVSGITLQIRRERGRPFFPPHPYKLWKQERERRVTNILDPSYHIPPLRERLYGRLSQIKELFQKEQPAGERTPLLL, from the exons GTCTTATTGAATTTTCTGTGGGGAAATTTAGATACTTCGAGCTCAATAGGCCCTTTCCAGAGGAAGCTGTTTTGCATGATATTTCAAGCAATGTgacttttcttattttccaaataCACTCGCAGTATCAGAATACAACCGTTTCCTTTTCTCCG ACTCTCCTTTCCAATGCCTCAGAAACAGGCACTGCCAGTGGACTGGTTTTCATCCTTAGACCGGAGCAGAGTACATGCACTTGGTACTTGGGGACTTCAGGCATAGAGCCTGTACAGAATATGGCTATCCTACTCTCCTACTCAGAAAGAG ATCCTATCCCTGGAGGCTGTAATTTGGAGTTTGATTTAGATATTGATCCCAACATTTACTTGGAGTATAATTTCTTTGAAACGACTATCAAGTTTGCCCCGGCAAACCTAGGCTACGCGAG AGGTGTAGATCCCCCGCCATGTGATGCTGGGATGGACCAGGACTcccggtggaggttgcagtatgATGTCTATCAGTATTTTCTGCCTGAGAATGACCTCACTGAGGAGATGTTGCTGAAGCATCTGCAGAGGATGGTCAGCGTGCCCCAGGTGAAGGCCAATGCTCTCAAG GTGGTTACCCTAACAGCTAATGATAAGACAAGcgtttccttctcctccctcccggGACAAGGTGTCATATACAATGTCATTGTTTGGGACCCGTTTCTAAATACATCTGCTGCCTACGTTCCTGCTCACACATATGCTTGCAGCTTTGAGGCAGGAGAGGGTAGTTGTGCTTCCCTAG gAAGAGTGTCTTCCAAAGTGTTCTTCACTCTTTTCGCCCTGCTTGGTTTCTTCGTTTGTTTCTTTGGACACAGATTCTGGAAAACAG AATTATTCTTCATAGGCTTTATCATCATGGGATTCTTCTTTTACATACTGATTACAAGACTGACACCTATCAAGTATGATG TGCATCTGATTCTGACAGCTGTCGCTGGAAGCGTCGGTGGGATGTTCTTGGTAGCTGTGTGGTGGCGATTTGGAATCCTCTCGATCTGCATGCTCTGTGTTGGACTAGTGCTGGGGTTCCTCATCTCATCAGTGACTTTCTTTACTCCACTGG gAAACCTGAAGATTTTTCATGATGATGGTGTATTCTGGGTCACTTTCTCTTGCATAGCTATCCTCATTCCAGTAGTTTTCATGGGCTGCCTAAGAATA CTGAACATACTGACCTGTGGAGTCATTGGCTCCTATTCGGTGGTTTTAGCCGTTGGCAGTTACTTGTCCACAAGCCTTTCCTACATCACTTTGAATGTACTCAAGAGAGCGCTCAACAAGGATTTCCACAGAGCTTTCACAAATGTGCCTTTTCAAACTAATG ACTTTATTATCCTGGCAGTATGGGGCATGCTGGCTGTAAGTGGAATTACATTACAGATTCGAAGAGAGAGAGGACGACCGTTCTTCCCTCCCCACCCATACAAGTTatggaagcaagagagagagcgcCGAGTTACGAACATTCTGGACCCTAGCTACCACATTCCTCCACTGAGAGAGAGGCTCTATGGCCGATTAAGTCAGATCAAAGAGCTCTTCCAGAAGGAGCAGCCAGCTGGAGAGAGAACGCCCCTGCTTCTGTAG
- the LOC105492160 gene encoding transmembrane 7 superfamily member 3 isoform X2 yields the protein MSMEPQPIILPSCHNTVLRSQGLIEFSVGKFRYFELNRPFPEEAVLHDISSNVTFLIFQIHSQYQNTTVSFSPTLLSNASETGTASGLVFILRPEQSTCTWYLGTSGIEPVQNMAILLSYSERDPIPGGCNLEFDLDIDPNIYLEYNFFETTIKFAPANLGYARGVDPPPCDAGMDQDSRWRLQYDVYQYFLPENDLTEEMLLKHLQRMVSVPQVKANALKVVTLTANDKTSVSFSSLPGQGVIYNVIVWDPFLNTSAAYVPAHTYACSFEAGEGSCASLGRVSSKVFFTLFALLGFFVCFFGHRFWKTELFFIGFIIMGFFFYILITRLTPIKYDVHLILTAVAGSVGGMFLVAVWWRFGILSICMLCVGLVLGFLISSVTFFTPLGNLKIFHDDGVFWVTFSCIAILIPVVFMGCLRILNILTCGVIGSYSVVLAVGSYLSTSLSYITLNVLKRALNKDFHRAFTNVPFQTNDFIILAVWGMLAVSGITLQIRRERGRPFFPPHPYKLWKQERERRVTNILDPSYHIPPLRERLYGRLSQIKELFQKEQPAGERTPLLL from the exons GTCTTATTGAATTTTCTGTGGGGAAATTTAGATACTTCGAGCTCAATAGGCCCTTTCCAGAGGAAGCTGTTTTGCATGATATTTCAAGCAATGTgacttttcttattttccaaataCACTCGCAGTATCAGAATACAACCGTTTCCTTTTCTCCG ACTCTCCTTTCCAATGCCTCAGAAACAGGCACTGCCAGTGGACTGGTTTTCATCCTTAGACCGGAGCAGAGTACATGCACTTGGTACTTGGGGACTTCAGGCATAGAGCCTGTACAGAATATGGCTATCCTACTCTCCTACTCAGAAAGAG ATCCTATCCCTGGAGGCTGTAATTTGGAGTTTGATTTAGATATTGATCCCAACATTTACTTGGAGTATAATTTCTTTGAAACGACTATCAAGTTTGCCCCGGCAAACCTAGGCTACGCGAG AGGTGTAGATCCCCCGCCATGTGATGCTGGGATGGACCAGGACTcccggtggaggttgcagtatgATGTCTATCAGTATTTTCTGCCTGAGAATGACCTCACTGAGGAGATGTTGCTGAAGCATCTGCAGAGGATGGTCAGCGTGCCCCAGGTGAAGGCCAATGCTCTCAAG GTGGTTACCCTAACAGCTAATGATAAGACAAGcgtttccttctcctccctcccggGACAAGGTGTCATATACAATGTCATTGTTTGGGACCCGTTTCTAAATACATCTGCTGCCTACGTTCCTGCTCACACATATGCTTGCAGCTTTGAGGCAGGAGAGGGTAGTTGTGCTTCCCTAG gAAGAGTGTCTTCCAAAGTGTTCTTCACTCTTTTCGCCCTGCTTGGTTTCTTCGTTTGTTTCTTTGGACACAGATTCTGGAAAACAG AATTATTCTTCATAGGCTTTATCATCATGGGATTCTTCTTTTACATACTGATTACAAGACTGACACCTATCAAGTATGATG TGCATCTGATTCTGACAGCTGTCGCTGGAAGCGTCGGTGGGATGTTCTTGGTAGCTGTGTGGTGGCGATTTGGAATCCTCTCGATCTGCATGCTCTGTGTTGGACTAGTGCTGGGGTTCCTCATCTCATCAGTGACTTTCTTTACTCCACTGG gAAACCTGAAGATTTTTCATGATGATGGTGTATTCTGGGTCACTTTCTCTTGCATAGCTATCCTCATTCCAGTAGTTTTCATGGGCTGCCTAAGAATA CTGAACATACTGACCTGTGGAGTCATTGGCTCCTATTCGGTGGTTTTAGCCGTTGGCAGTTACTTGTCCACAAGCCTTTCCTACATCACTTTGAATGTACTCAAGAGAGCGCTCAACAAGGATTTCCACAGAGCTTTCACAAATGTGCCTTTTCAAACTAATG ACTTTATTATCCTGGCAGTATGGGGCATGCTGGCTGTAAGTGGAATTACATTACAGATTCGAAGAGAGAGAGGACGACCGTTCTTCCCTCCCCACCCATACAAGTTatggaagcaagagagagagcgcCGAGTTACGAACATTCTGGACCCTAGCTACCACATTCCTCCACTGAGAGAGAGGCTCTATGGCCGATTAAGTCAGATCAAAGAGCTCTTCCAGAAGGAGCAGCCAGCTGGAGAGAGAACGCCCCTGCTTCTGTAG